From the genome of Cyprinus carpio isolate SPL01 chromosome B24, ASM1834038v1, whole genome shotgun sequence:
TTATATGCAACGTCACTGTAGTACATTTATTAGTACTttatcattttttactttttttttagtttacattaataaaaaaatgttgaactaCATCAATTAAACGTTTAGATGTATTACATAAATGTACCTCTAGATGGCAGCATTGTTCAATACCAACTATCTGACATTAAttccatttattaataatttaattatttatacataaagaAAGCTAATGTTAGTGTATCGAGTAGTAataagatttctttaaaaaaaaaattgtattcaaactaaattattcttattattgcaTTGCAGCTCATATTATGtagagtttgtttttaatttccgtttttctttttgagtaaaatatGACACATAATCCATCTAAAATTTAACCAAGAACAGACGACATAACAGAGATGATTTGAATTTATTGTGAAATCACTCATGTAAATAACAGGTGGcaatattaaatcaaacattCGTGTAGAAAACAGAGTCCCAATTATTTTCAGCCCAGCACTGCATCCATGTTAtttataaacactgtaaaagtcTGAACACCAGAGTGCAACCACATATTGTATAGAATCAAACCAGCACCAAAGCACTGAAAGACATGACAGTTCAAAATCacgtatacaatatatataggaTTTTACTAATACATAAGAAGCCCACACTGCTGAAGATATTATCTCTTTCCTTGCTTCATCTGAGGTTTCCGTCCTTTGCCTTTGGGACCCTTTCCCTTTCCACCAGCCTTTCCTTTTCCTTTACCAGACATCTTTCCCCTCTGTCCCTTCTTTCCAAagtctttcttgttctttttcCTCGATTCCATATCCTCTTCCCTCATTTGCTTATTCACAGCTTTGGTGATGTCGAGTCGTGGCTTCTTACTGTCCATCACTTTCAGTAAATCCAGCTGTTTTTGTTTCTCGCTACTAAAGTCGCCAATAAGAGGCTGGAACTTTCTCTTTTTCCCAGTATTTTTAGGCGTTTTCTCCTTGGGCAGGTTATCCTGGAATTTACCAACAGAGGCCGTGGAGATCTTGGCGATATTGACAGCTTGTGCCAGCTCTGCTTTGGACTGCTGGGGGGTGGGTGCGAGGCCCATGCCGGGCACCTTGATCTTCTGAGCTCTGGCGATGTTCTTGAGTCTGTTGTACTCGTTCCTGGCCACGCGCTCTTTCTTGGCTTTATTCCTTTTAGCAAACTGGTCCTCATTGGGATCTGCATTCACTGGGACCTCGATCAACCATTCCTTGGTGTCATCTTTGGCACGTTTGTATCCCCATCGCCTCTTCCATTCCTTATGGACTTCATCCCAAACCAAGTTggtcttctttttcttctgaaTGCCTTTCAGCTTGGCAAACTGTTCCCATTTTGTAGGAGGCTTTGGTTTTGGAGCAGGTTTTTCCCGGGGTAATAGAGTGGTTGGATCTGGCAGCTTGGCGACGATGACTTCTTCAACTCTTTCTGTTGGAAGTTTCCAAATCTCGTTGATGAGGAGCTGAGTGTTATCTCTCGCCAATGAGCGGAGAAAGTCTTCCCGTTTGCTGTCTTTAAATTCCCGAGTATCTATCCGGTTCTTATCAAACGCAAGCAAATTACCCGGGTCGAATTCAAGGTCTAACTCTTTGCTTACTGTAATACCTTTTAGTTTTTCAGCCTCGTCTCTTTCGGCTTTAGCGAGCACGTCTTCAACGCTGCACGAAGCCATTTTGGTTCTGATGACACAACGTGGTTTCCCAACATGTGCTGCCGAAAGCGGAAGTaccttatttcaaaataaaagacctgGCAACATacttaaaaaaggaaacaaagacgaaaatatttaagcaaataaaaatgtaatatgtttttaagCATGAAGTtttagaaaaacaataatatctaatataatagTGTCTATGTATTATCATGACAAGATTAAAGTAGTCTACTAAAACTTCGGAGGTATGAACGAGTACCGATACAGTCGCAGGACGTCCCATCGGCTCTGTGGCGCAATGGATAGCGCATTGGACTTCTAGGTTGATGAATGAGGTcattcaaaggttgtgggttcgagtcccaccaGAGTCGaaacttttgtttttagaaaCGATAAAAATGGCCTCATGCCAGAAGTTACCTTGAGTGTTCGGAGATACGATTCATCCAAACACGGTTCAGTGATTCACTCCGAGAATATGTGCGTTTTATAGATGAACTGAACTTATGTGTTTTAAAGCTATGGGACGTTTCGTTCGATACTTAcgatcaaatattaaatatatattaatatttttcacttCTACGTGAATATGTTAggattatttaacatttctttgaAGGACAATAACATTCATAGAGGTAGTAGATCGACAAAAATGGTTACATTTATACAGATCAACaacaaatgtaacttttaaatggagacttttaaatggaaaattgtttaatgttatttagtgttattatttattattatttcatatttagttCATATTCACATTTGTTTTACTGTCGTGTATTAAACTGATTGTGTTTTCTACTTGTGTTGGTTATGTTTATGACACTCCATTGTTCCATATGTTCCATGAAATGCAGAATTATTTTTCGTATTATACAGATAAAGTGATTCGTAACTGTAATAAtgactaaaaaacatttttcctattagaatcagaatcagaatcagaatcagaaaaaaaacaaagtctcAAACCTTGGTAAAGTAATATGTGGTctaaaaacaaactgaatcagGTTTGTTTAAACAACTCGGATCACTGAACTGGTTCAGATTGGACGGCTGCTGCTGATGTCGTCATATCCGCTGCTCGAGTTTCGCCGGGAAGACACTTTGGCGCGGAATCTCTTGTTTTGGCTCGGCGCTTCTGAAGACGACTGAAATTTTACCTCATATCAGGCACTAATTTATATTAATGGCTCCTGTCTCAAATCCTGATAAAGACATGGACGGTGGAGATTGTGGTGAGCGTGTTTACGGTGTTCAGTGTTTATTAGTTTACAGAATATTAATGCAGTTAATTCAGACAGGCATCTTAGTGGGTGCCTGTACAGACGGCGcgaatataatatgaaatataatgaaCTAATATAAGGTTACCTGCATCAATCGCTAAAATATGCGTTTATGCAAATACGTGAATTGTAATATGATTTTGTTGAGTAATTATGATGCTTCAGTCTTGGAATTTAAATCTAACGTGGTGTCAACAATGACGTCGACCGAATGTTTCACTTTGTAACGTTACGCTTTCATAACTGACACAAATACTTATTAAATGATCGGTTTGTAGCTATTTCCTGTATGGAATAAACTATGACCTGAATCTTTATACATttgcattaacatattttaaataaatatttttacatcgAGCCTTCTTAGCTGTAAAATCAGTGGTTAATTGTTTTGGTTTCTTATTTGAAATCTGcacaaatagttttgtttttagaaatatatttgtatatatgccaataaaaacattatcagacattatttgaattatagtattttttgtattatgtctcttaaagaaattaaaacaatacttagtgtttataataataataataataataatatatatataatttttaataataaccaaATTATACAGCATATGTGATGTAACTCTGTAATAGTTTTTGCTGGAAAATTCTAACAGTGATTTGTTTATAAtcttccattttaatttcatgtgtcACTCTTGACCtgtcattttacagttttctaTATAGTTTGTTTAAACTTAATGCAGTTTGATTTTATTGAAGCACGTTTCTTTGTCCTATAGATGCCTCCGACACATGTGGCATTGCCACTTCACGTTCCAGGcgggagaaaaaagagaaagttgGACGCAAGTCGGCTTTAGAGCAACTGAAACGAGCCAAGAAGGGAGAGAAGGTTAAATACGAGGTGAGTCGCATGCCTGCTTTTGGTGTTTTCTTGATGTACACATCTTGTGTGTTGTTCCAGTGTTTTGACATTGTGTTCTGATCAGGTGGAGGAGCTCACCAGCGTCTACGAGGAGGTGGATGAAGAGCAGTACTCGAAAATGGTGCGGGAGAGACAGGATGATGATTGGATCATTGATGATGGTCAGTCAGATTTTCATACTTCTACTGACCTCAGTGCTTAAATGGGCACCAGCTGAATGTCTGTTGTCTTTGACAGATGGGACAGGGTATGTGGAGGATGGCAGAGAAATCTTTGATGAAGATTTGGATGATGACGCATTGGAGAAGGATTCTAAAAGtaagttctttttattttctgtctgtttgcaATATTAAGCATTTTTCCCTGAAGTGTCTTTACCAGTTATTTCTGCTCTCTATTTAACTGTAAACAGGTAAACAAGGTGGAAAAGGAGGGGATTCGAAAAAGAATGGGAAAAAAGTGTCTGTCAGTAAACCCAACAGCATTAAAAGCATGTTCATGAATAGCAATGTGAAGAAACCTGCTGAGGTATGAGTCAGTTTGCCACTTTTTTCCCAGTTTGGTATTTTTGCATAACGCAGGcctttatgtaaatgtttaattcacAGATTCATTTAATGAACCTGCACTTAAATATAAAGGAATGTTCTGTCGTTATTTGGCATCTGCAATAAAGGTCAGAGAGGTATAATAGAATTGTCTTTACCATGTTTGCATTATAGAAACATGTGGATTTGTCTCAAGATGATCTGCTGGGAGATATTCTGCAGGACCTGCACTCTGAGGTGAATTTTTATGACCTTTTGTATCAAATCAATAACTGTCTACTTTTAATACAGGCATCTTGTAGGTGCTTTCTATCTACAGTGTTTGTACTACAGTATATCAGGTATATGACCACAGTACCATCTGAATGTTTCACAGAAACCAGTTTTGCTCACTCCACCACCAGTCATTactttgaagaagaagaaaacactgGGATCGCCTATGAATCCATTTTCAGTCAAACCACAGGTGCCAAAGGTAGTCattataaattgcaatattactatttttatgtttttttgatcaCATAAGTCCAACCTTAGTGAGAAtcagataaattttttttatcttttgagaAGATACATTAGACTTATTTACATGGTGTTGGATTAGTATATAAAAAACTCTGTTATTTCTCTATTAAAACCCTTTGTTTATCTCTCAGGAGTCACCTGGAGTCCAAATGTCGAAGCCCAGACCTGTGGTGACGCGGGTTCCTCGAGCTGAACCTTCACCCAGCTCCTCTGCTCACATTCAACCTAGTAAACCAGCTGCTACACAGATAAAGAAGCCCCAGGCAGAGGAGCCTGAAGGTATATCTCCCCTCCTTCCTTCCTACAGACTTTGTGtgcaatttcttaaaaaatttattgtttttaattgtaatttaaatgtgcatttagaaGAGGCGATTGAGTTTGATGAGATGGACTTTGATGAGCTCATGGAGGTAGAGAACGTTGAGGAGGAGCCAGTGAAAGTGAAGGCGGAGCTTGAGACCACCTCCACTGTTAACATGGAGCCCAAGACTGAGCCACAGGATGAGATGTTAATGTAAGTCTGCAACACACAGGCTTTGAATTAAGAATTGTCTATGTATGAATTAATGTGACAGTCCTCCTACAGAGAAGGCTGTTTTCTGCTATAACCATCTTGTTTGCGCTCCTCAGATCTGGACTGGGTGGTGGCATGGGCTGGGAGAAGATTGAGGAGGGGGATCCAAACGAGGCTCCTGTGGAAGTGCAGGTGGACTCCAGCCAACTCCCGCTGGTGGAGGGACCTGACGGAGATATGGTCTTCCGCTTCTACTGGTTGGATGCTTTTGAAGACCAGTACAACCAACCTGGTGAGCATCTCCTCCTCCATGATTTTTGCATAATACATGTGCATACAAATCCATTCTAATAGTTTTAGCTCTTTTCTTTGACCCATAATTGATGGTTATATAATCACATCAAATGCTTGACTTCAAATGCCCAATTTGCCCAAGTTTTCCTTCTTATTTCTACATATTTGCAATGATTTAATAACCTTAAAAGTGCCGTTGTatagtttatttgtgtttttctctaTAGGTGTGGTGTACCTGTTTGGAAAAGTCTGGATTGAGTCAGCTAAAGCACATGTCAGCTGTTGTGTTGCTGTAAGAAATATTGAGAGGACGATGTATCTCCTTCCCAGAGAACATGTAAGACCACCTTTTAGTTGACGTGCATATACAAAACATGCACctgtaattcactttttttttaattgtgttgctGTGATTTTAGAAAGTGAATCTGGCAACTGGCGAGCAGACAGACAGTCCAGTAGGAATGATGGATGTGTATCAGGAGTTCAACAGTCTGTCTGAGAAGTTCAAAATCATGAAGTTTAAGTCCAAAGTAATTGCTAATACCTatcatttctgttttatgtgACTTTGGTGCTACAAATATGAAGTTGTACTGTACTTCCCCTGTACCAACAGCCAGTGACAAAGAGCTACGCCTTTGAAATCCCAGATATCCCCTCACAGTGCGAGTACCTTGAAGTCAAATACTCTGTGAGTAGACATCTCTCACTTATACACTCAAAACAGTCATGTCTATTTTAGAGAAACTTCCTGGAATCTTGGTGTCTGAGACATTTTTTGTGATGTGTATATTGTGTTTCTATAGGCTGAACTTCCTCCTTTACCATCGGAGTTGAAGGGTTCTACATTTTCCCATGTCTTTGGAAGCAACACCTCTAGTTTAGAACACTTCCTCCTTAACAGGAAGATCCGGGGGCCTTGCTGGCTTGATGTGAAGACCCCTCGTgagtctttctttaaaaatatacaaacataccaTTGCTCTGTAATTCCTGTAAGTATTTCTGGTAAAACTTGATAATTGTCCAGATACTTTAATCATTAACTGTGTCCACTCTCACTGTGCCCTCTAGAGTTGAGCAATCAGCCTATTAGCTGGTCTAAGGTGGAGGCTGTTGCACAGAAGATTGACCTGATCTCAGTAGTTAAAGACCTGTCGCCTCCTCCACTGGTCGTCATGTCTATAAGCCTTAAGACTGTGCAGAACCCAAAGACTCACCAGAATGAGGTAAAATCTGGCTCTGATACCACTGACCTGTCTGCAGGTCTCTGATGACTGATTATTGAATCATTCCCCATTAAGTCATAGCTCAGCTGCAGTATGGCTTTAAAGGGGTTCATTGTCACTTCCTTTGCTTGTGTCTTGCCTTGAGCAGATTGTTTCTCTCGCTGCCCTCATTCATCATAAATTTCCTCTGGACAAAGCTCCACCACGGCCCCCTTTCCAGACCCATTTCTGTGGTGAGTTCCATCACTGCATTTTAATATGCATGTGAGAGTAATACCTTCAAAATAAAGTCCAAAACTGTCTTGTTTTAAGCCTTATAACACATTTAGGTAATTTAAAGCAGACtagattatttaatatatttaatgtatctgtgAGTTATGAGTTTTTCCCACTCAGACACATTTGGGACTGAATTGTCTTGCTAAATAGGAGTATGCATGCGCAAACATACTATAAACAGACTGCAAATGTATGTGATAAACAAAGTTgatcaaataaactacatttgagAAGGATGACAAAAGACCAAATAGtataaatttgaaaattaatGGAGGTTTGAAAAAGTGGACATTTCTGTGGACTGCTGTTACCTATTGATATTGAACCATTGCAGAATGAAAAAATTGATTATCTTTTCATCTTAAAAGTGAAAGTCTATGCAAGTAATATTAATCCACCTTGTTTGAAAACGTTCTAgagtaatatttgttgttttgatgttttattagaAAAAGAATGTGtagattttatgtatttggttatTATCAGTTATTTGACTTACAAATGTTATTATAGATTTCATGTtactatatattcaaattaaGTTTCTCAAGTATCAATAGTTATTTCTTGCATTACATTGGTTTTGCTATACTTCATGTACGGtgaaattgaaatttttaaagaatttctcttttttttttttaattaagtatagAAAGTTTGCAGTCATTAAAGAGAAGTTGTTTAtcagatacatttttttgttattaaataaaatccaATGCCAAAATTGACTGACccggaatgcaaaaatatttagtttatagtGCATTATAAGGTTTAAATTTAAACCGagtcattttattaatatcaCAGCTTATTTTTGACTTGTGTAACTAATTATTTTCTGTTGCAGTGGTGAGCAAGCCCAACGACTGTATCTTTCCATATGACTTTAAAGATGCGGTTAGAAAAAAGGTATTTTGTTCATATCTATCAGATAAAGCTTGCTTTATTTTggaattatgattatatattatataatgcatttaataaaccCCTGCTGTTTTTGTCTGTGGATTTGACTCAGAACGGTATAGTGGAGATTGCTGGTACAGAGCGTGCACTTCTGGGCTTCTTCTTGGCCAAGATGCATAAGATCGATCCAGATGTGTTAGTTGTGAGTTCAAATGCATGCATTCACCTGGGCTTCACCTGTTGTGTTGCTggtgcatttcatttattttttctaatttgatCACATCTCCCTTTTGATGCTGTAGGGGCATGACATCTTTGGATTTGACCTTGAAGTGCTCCTGCAGAGAATCAGTGTGTGCAAAGTGCCTCACTGGTCAAAGATCGGCCGTCTAAGAAGAGTCAACATGCCCAAATTGGGGGTGCGACAAATTCTATAAGGACTGGAAGTCTCATgagattatgatttttattatgttttaatccatttgtgcaactttttttttttttttcttatctcagGGTCGCAGTGGCTTTGCTGAGAAGAGTGCCACTTGTGGACGCCTGGTTTGTGATGTTGAGATCTCTGCCAAAGAACTGATCCGCTGTAAGAGTTATCACCTGACTGAGCTGGCTGCCCAGATCCTTAAGACAGAGAGGGTGGTGGTGCCACCAGAGAACATCAGGAACTTCTACAGGTTAGTTGCCACCTGTGTGGTTGAACTTGAGTCCTTGCTTCAGATCCTCATCCAGAATGTTTGCggcagtatttacatttttctatcGGTTTATTTCTCTCCTTTTCAATAGTGATTCCCCGCACTTACTCTACCTTTTGGAGCTTACCTGGATGGATGCCAAGCTAATTCTGCAAATCATGTGCGAGCTGAATGTGTTGCCGCTAGCATTGCAGATAACTAACATTGCCGGTAACGTCATGGTAAGATATCTTGACAAACTACACCCATGCAAACCTCATCC
Proteins encoded in this window:
- the LOC109067596 gene encoding DNA polymerase alpha catalytic subunit-like is translated as MAPVSNPDKDMDGGDCDASDTCGIATSRSRREKKEKVGRKSALEQLKRAKKGEKVKYEVEELTSVYEEVDEEQYSKMVRERQDDDWIIDDDGTGYVEDGREIFDEDLDDDALEKDSKSKQGGKGGDSKKNGKKVSVSKPNSIKSMFMNSNVKKPAEKHVDLSQDDLLGDILQDLHSEKPVLLTPPPVITLKKKKTLGSPMNPFSVKPQVPKESPGVQMSKPRPVVTRVPRAEPSPSSSAHIQPSKPAATQIKKPQAEEPEEEAIEFDEMDFDELMEVENVEEEPVKVKAELETTSTVNMEPKTEPQDEMLISGLGGGMGWEKIEEGDPNEAPVEVQVDSSQLPLVEGPDGDMVFRFYWLDAFEDQYNQPGVVYLFGKVWIESAKAHVSCCVAVRNIERTMYLLPREHKVNLATGEQTDSPVGMMDVYQEFNSLSEKFKIMKFKSKPVTKSYAFEIPDIPSQCEYLEVKYSAELPPLPSELKGSTFSHVFGSNTSSLEHFLLNRKIRGPCWLDVKTPQLSNQPISWSKVEAVAQKIDLISVVKDLSPPPLVVMSISLKTVQNPKTHQNEIVSLAALIHHKFPLDKAPPRPPFQTHFCVVSKPNDCIFPYDFKDAVRKKNGIVEIAGTERALLGFFLAKMHKIDPDVLVGHDIFGFDLEVLLQRISVCKVPHWSKIGRLRRVNMPKLGGRSGFAEKSATCGRLVCDVEISAKELIRCKSYHLTELAAQILKTERVVVPPENIRNFYSDSPHLLYLLELTWMDAKLILQIMCELNVLPLALQITNIAGNVMSRTLMGGRSERNEYLLLHAFHEKNFIVPDKQFFKKPQQDMGEDEDIDSGKGKSNKTRKKAAYAGGLVLDPKVGFYDKFILLLDFNSLYPSIIQEFNICFTTVERGATNARKKTEEDDDEIPELPDQSLEMGILPKEIRKLVERRRQVKLLMKQADLNPDVYLQYDIRQKALKLTANSMYGCLGFSFSRFYAKPLAALVTHKGREILMHTKEMVQRMNLEVIYGDTDSIMINSNSTNLEEVFKLGNKVKSEVNKLYKLLEIDIDGVFKSLLLLKKKKYAALMVEPQGDGKYTTKQELKGLDIVRRDWCDLAKECGNYVIGQILSDQNRDTIVENIQKHLIEVGEKVANGSIPLNMFEIHKSLTKDPQDYPDKKSLPHVHVALWINSQGGKKVKAGDTVSYVICQDGSNLGASQRAYALEQLQKQAGLSLDTQYYLSQQVHPVVGRICEPIEGIDAVLIATWLGLDPSHFRAQQQQQREDEVDNFLGAPAQLTDEERYRDCERFTFTCPDCGTENIYDNVFEGAGSTLQPSLKNCCHIPCRGSPIEHPIKISNKLQMDIRRHIRRYYSGWLLCEDPACQNRTRRLPIAFSRSGPICPACLRSTLRPEYSEKALYHQLCFYRFIFDWEYAFKKVLSAEDRQKFKNGWKEEKDVYKMLKDVTDNVLSTSGYSEVNLAKLFQAFTALKY
- the rrs1 gene encoding ribosome biogenesis regulatory protein homolog, with protein sequence MASCSVEDVLAKAERDEAEKLKGITVSKELDLEFDPGNLLAFDKNRIDTREFKDSKREDFLRSLARDNTQLLINEIWKLPTERVEEVIVAKLPDPTTLLPREKPAPKPKPPTKWEQFAKLKGIQKKKKTNLVWDEVHKEWKRRWGYKRAKDDTKEWLIEVPVNADPNEDQFAKRNKAKKERVARNEYNRLKNIARAQKIKVPGMGLAPTPQQSKAELAQAVNIAKISTASVGKFQDNLPKEKTPKNTGKKRKFQPLIGDFSSEKQKQLDLLKVMDSKKPRLDITKAVNKQMREEDMESRKKNKKDFGKKGQRGKMSGKGKGKAGGKGKGPKGKGRKPQMKQGKR